In Pseudobacteroides sp., one DNA window encodes the following:
- a CDS encoding glycosidase codes for MTNRFETKLISSDRHSYRELFKRNPGNPILSSKDWPYAANTVFNPAATMYNGKVLLLARVEDRRGFSHLTKAVSDDGINNWVIDEKPTLEPDSERYPEEEWGIEDPRITWVEELRKYAVVYTAYSKGGPLVSMALTKDFESYERLGPVMPPEDKDAALFPKRINGKWLLIHRPIPAHHGPGAHIWVSRSDDLKYWGEHQILIDARQGGWWDANKVGLNTPPLETPEGWLILYHGVRQTAAGAIYRLGLALLDLENPFRVLRRSDEWVFGPHEFYEREGDVDDVVFPCGWVYDEKTGEIKMYYGAADTCIAMATTNLKDLLEYIKKCPEPKANM; via the coding sequence ATGACAAACAGGTTTGAGACAAAGCTTATCAGCTCTGACAGGCATTCCTATAGGGAGCTTTTTAAAAGGAATCCCGGCAATCCAATTCTCTCATCAAAGGATTGGCCCTATGCTGCAAATACAGTATTTAACCCTGCAGCAACCATGTATAACGGCAAGGTTCTGCTTCTGGCAAGGGTTGAGGATAGGAGAGGATTTTCTCATCTAACGAAGGCTGTCAGCGATGACGGTATAAACAATTGGGTGATAGATGAAAAGCCCACCCTCGAGCCTGATTCGGAGAGATATCCCGAGGAGGAATGGGGTATTGAGGACCCGAGGATTACCTGGGTGGAGGAGCTTAGGAAGTATGCTGTTGTATATACTGCCTACTCAAAAGGCGGCCCCTTGGTTTCAATGGCCTTAACGAAGGATTTTGAAAGCTATGAGAGATTGGGACCTGTAATGCCGCCGGAGGACAAGGATGCTGCACTGTTCCCGAAAAGAATTAACGGTAAATGGCTGCTTATACATAGACCCATTCCTGCACACCATGGACCGGGTGCTCATATATGGGTGTCACGGTCGGATGACCTTAAATATTGGGGAGAACACCAGATACTGATTGATGCAAGACAAGGCGGATGGTGGGATGCAAACAAGGTGGGACTTAACACACCTCCCCTTGAAACTCCTGAAGGCTGGCTCATACTTTACCATGGAGTACGACAGACTGCAGCCGGAGCCATATACAGGCTTGGACTCGCCCTTTTGGACCTTGAAAACCCCTTCAGGGTATTGCGGAGAAGTGATGAGTGGGTATTTGGCCCCCATGAGTTCTATGAAAGAGAAGGGGACGTAGATGATGTAGTGTTCCCCTGTGGGTGGGTATATGACGAAAAAACAGGGGAAATCAAGATGTATTATGGTGCAGCAGACACCTGTATTGCCATGGCAACCACCAATCTGAAGGATTTGCTGGAATATATCAAAAAGTGTCCTGAGCCAAAAGCTAATATGTAA
- a CDS encoding FAD-dependent oxidoreductase, whose product MRILIIGAVAAGTSAAAKARRNSEDAEIIIYEKDSFISYSGCGMPYYLGKHIEKAEELTPRDPEFFRSKYNVDIRTRHEVLSIEPSKKELKVRNLETNEVFSDNYDKLVLATGAKSVIPPIPGVEKSNVFTLRNIIDMNKIATYIAENIPQKAVIVGTGFIGLEVCENLSDIGLEVTLVEKLPQVTPGLDSDMAVYVEAHLKSKGVKVLTNSGVIEISDNEVFLSNGEKIPADIIIIATGVRPNVELAKSANLELGHTGAIKVNKMMQTSDSDIYACGDCIEQYQLVTGKPVYRPLGSTANKTGRIAGDCVTGGSLEFRGVLGTGIFKMFDLAVAQTGLSEREAIELGLDVQVCHNIKPNKPEYMGGKEIVIKAVADRNTGRLLGVQIIGEDGVDKRIDVFVTAITFGAKAEDLFHLDLAYAPPFSTTKDPVMYTGMILDNAINKGRPLITAKELDTLITSGEKYNLVDARVSKQYDKDHVDTAVNIPHEKLRNRVEEMDKDLITITYCNKGVTGNAAQNILINKGFNRVYNISGGHKTFSKWRSNGNSSK is encoded by the coding sequence ATGAGGATACTGATTATTGGTGCGGTTGCTGCTGGAACATCGGCAGCCGCCAAAGCAAGAAGAAATAGCGAGGATGCAGAAATAATTATATATGAAAAAGATAGCTTCATTTCATACTCAGGGTGCGGTATGCCATACTACTTAGGTAAGCATATTGAAAAGGCTGAAGAATTGACTCCGCGTGATCCTGAATTTTTTAGAAGTAAATACAATGTTGATATACGAACAAGGCACGAGGTTTTATCAATTGAACCATCAAAAAAGGAATTGAAAGTTAGGAATCTGGAAACAAATGAAGTATTTTCTGATAACTACGACAAGCTTGTTCTTGCGACAGGTGCCAAGTCTGTTATTCCTCCCATTCCAGGAGTTGAAAAAAGTAATGTTTTTACCTTGCGAAATATTATAGACATGAATAAGATAGCCACATATATCGCTGAAAATATTCCACAAAAAGCAGTGATTGTTGGAACAGGCTTTATAGGCTTGGAAGTATGTGAAAACTTGTCCGATATTGGTTTAGAGGTAACTCTGGTGGAGAAGCTGCCACAAGTGACACCGGGACTCGATTCGGATATGGCAGTATATGTTGAAGCGCATCTAAAAAGCAAAGGTGTTAAGGTTTTAACAAATAGCGGAGTGATAGAGATAAGTGATAATGAGGTGTTTCTATCAAACGGAGAAAAAATACCAGCGGATATAATTATTATAGCTACCGGTGTGAGACCAAATGTTGAACTTGCAAAATCTGCAAACCTTGAACTTGGTCACACTGGAGCCATCAAGGTAAATAAAATGATGCAGACAAGTGACTCAGATATTTATGCCTGTGGTGATTGTATTGAGCAATATCAGCTTGTGACAGGTAAACCAGTTTATAGACCACTTGGTTCTACTGCCAATAAAACAGGAAGAATTGCCGGAGATTGTGTTACAGGGGGCTCCCTTGAATTCAGAGGAGTTCTTGGTACAGGGATTTTTAAGATGTTTGATTTGGCTGTCGCGCAGACAGGATTATCAGAACGTGAAGCAATAGAGCTGGGATTGGATGTCCAGGTGTGCCATAATATTAAGCCTAATAAACCTGAATACATGGGTGGTAAAGAGATTGTCATCAAGGCTGTTGCCGATAGAAACACTGGTAGACTTTTGGGCGTACAGATTATTGGCGAAGATGGAGTCGATAAGAGAATTGATGTATTTGTCACAGCTATAACCTTTGGGGCTAAAGCAGAGGACTTGTTCCATCTGGACTTGGCTTATGCACCACCCTTCTCAACCACAAAAGACCCTGTCATGTATACGGGTATGATTCTTGACAATGCAATTAATAAGGGACGCCCATTAATTACAGCCAAGGAGCTTGATACTCTTATTACTTCCGGTGAAAAATATAATTTGGTGGATGCAAGAGTTTCAAAGCAATATGATAAAGACCATGTTGATACGGCTGTTAATATTCCACATGAAAAATTAAGAAACCGAGTTGAAGAAATGGACAAAGATTTAATCACAATTACATACTGCAATAAAGGTGTTACAGGCAATGCAGCTCAGAATATACTGATTAACAAGGGATTTAATAGGGTATACAATATCTCGGGAGGACACAAAACTTTTAGTAAATGGAGGTCAAATGGTAATAGTTCAAAATAA